The following are encoded in a window of Amycolatopsis solani genomic DNA:
- a CDS encoding phosphatase PAP2 family protein: MAVISSEVRPVNRPAGRHALVTRAVSRTTVLAASAAGFAFAFVAAYLLFVRTEAGRGVENGVVRSAQSAAHVVEWAQPLRQTDQVVVLGGIALLIVVIALLRRRLALGVTALALLAAPLVVAQLLKLYVLDRPTTGDRFGVASHNSFPSGHASAAMAMLVALAIVLPRRFRLPTLAVGGIGVAWVSAAAVALGWHRLSDTVGACLLVAAVTCAGAAVASARRPDGDRVPLLPVLSGLFAPVALVLVGYAVLATATSGAAQFVAAMVLAALSAMAVVLLLTGPLRRVTFDPAESRVRRVRGRQAS; the protein is encoded by the coding sequence ATGGCAGTGATCAGTTCCGAGGTACGCCCCGTCAACCGGCCGGCCGGCCGCCACGCGCTCGTGACGCGGGCCGTGTCCCGCACCACCGTGCTCGCCGCGAGCGCGGCCGGGTTCGCCTTCGCCTTCGTCGCGGCCTACCTGCTGTTCGTCCGCACCGAGGCCGGCCGCGGCGTCGAGAACGGCGTCGTCCGCAGCGCCCAGTCCGCGGCCCACGTCGTCGAGTGGGCCCAGCCGCTCCGGCAGACGGACCAGGTGGTCGTCCTCGGCGGCATCGCGCTGCTGATCGTGGTGATCGCCCTCCTGCGCCGCCGGCTGGCACTGGGCGTGACGGCCCTGGCCCTGCTGGCGGCGCCGCTGGTGGTGGCGCAGCTGCTCAAGCTGTACGTCCTCGACCGCCCCACCACCGGCGACCGGTTCGGCGTCGCGAGCCACAACAGCTTCCCGAGCGGGCACGCCAGCGCGGCGATGGCCATGCTGGTGGCGCTCGCGATCGTCCTGCCCCGCCGCTTCCGCTTGCCGACATTGGCAGTCGGCGGCATCGGCGTCGCCTGGGTCTCGGCCGCGGCCGTGGCACTGGGCTGGCACCGCCTGAGCGACACCGTCGGCGCCTGCCTCCTGGTCGCCGCGGTCACCTGCGCCGGGGCGGCGGTGGCGTCCGCCCGCCGCCCCGACGGTGACCGGGTCCCGCTGCTGCCGGTGCTGTCGGGCCTGTTCGCGCCGGTGGCCCTGGTGCTGGTCGGGTACGCGGTGCTGGCGACGGCGACGTCGGGCGCGGCGCAGTTCGTCGCCGCGATGGTGCTGGCCGCGCTGTCGGCGATGGCGGTGGTCCTGCTGCTGACGGGCCCCCTGCGCCGGGTGACGTTCGACCCGGCCGAGAGCCGCGTCCGGCGGGTTAGGGGACGTCAGGCGTCGTAG
- a CDS encoding response regulator transcription factor: MAEVLVVEDDAAVREGLQLALRRQGHGVRTAESGELGIEALVQHRPDIVVLDLMLPGMDGFETCRRMRASGPVPIIMLTARSDDFDIVAGLEAGADDYVAKPVEPRVLDARIRAVLRRAVAERPGEAPQPDERHGDLVIDRAALEVTKRGAAVSLTPTELKLLLELSRTPGQVYSRRQILSAVWDHDYLGDSRLVDACVQRLRAKIEDVPAKPEYVQTVRGFGYRFGRS, encoded by the coding sequence GTGGCCGAGGTACTGGTGGTGGAAGACGACGCGGCGGTGCGGGAAGGACTGCAACTCGCCCTGCGCCGGCAGGGACACGGGGTGCGCACCGCGGAATCGGGCGAACTCGGGATCGAGGCGCTCGTGCAGCACCGGCCCGACATCGTGGTGCTCGACCTGATGCTGCCGGGCATGGACGGCTTCGAAACGTGCCGCCGGATGCGGGCGTCCGGCCCGGTCCCGATCATCATGCTCACCGCGCGCAGCGACGACTTCGACATCGTGGCCGGGCTCGAAGCGGGCGCCGACGACTACGTGGCCAAGCCGGTCGAGCCGCGCGTGCTGGACGCGCGGATCCGCGCGGTGCTGCGGCGGGCGGTCGCCGAACGGCCGGGCGAGGCGCCGCAGCCGGACGAGCGCCACGGGGACCTCGTGATCGACCGGGCCGCGCTCGAAGTCACCAAGCGCGGTGCGGCGGTGTCGCTGACCCCGACCGAGCTGAAGCTGCTGCTGGAGCTCTCGCGCACGCCGGGTCAGGTGTACAGCCGCCGTCAGATCCTCTCCGCGGTGTGGGACCACGACTACCTCGGGGACTCCCGGCTCGTCGACGCCTGCGTGCAGCGGCTGCGCGCCAAGATCGAGGACGTGCCGGCGAAGCCGGAGTACGTGCAGACCGTCCGGGGGTTCGGCTACCGGTTCGGCCGCTCGTGA